A window of the Kosakonia sp. BYX6 genome harbors these coding sequences:
- the pepB gene encoding aminopeptidase PepB: MTEAMKVTLTTQPADARWGEKAAYSINNDGIALHLTGKDDLGLIQRAARKIDGLGVKHVALSGEGWDADRSWAFWAGYKGPKGMRKVEWAQLGEAEQKELDSRLKVIDWVRDTINAPAEDLGPEHLAQRAVDLLYSVGGDNVSYRITKGEDLREQNYMGLHTVGRGSERPPVLLALDYNPTGNPDAPVYAALVGKGITFDSGGYSIKQSAFMDSMKSDMGGAALVTGALAFAINRGLNKRVKLWLCCADNMVSGNAFKLGDIIHYRNGKTVEIMNTDAEGRLVLADGLIDASAQKPQLIIDAATLTGAAKTALGNDYHALFSFDDALAGRLLSSATAENEPFWRLPLAEFHRSQLPSNFAELNNTASAAFPAGASTAAGFLSHFVENYQQGWLHIDCSATYRKAAVDQWAAGATGLGVRTLANLLTAE; encoded by the coding sequence ATGACAGAAGCTATGAAGGTCACGCTGACCACGCAACCTGCCGACGCGCGCTGGGGTGAAAAAGCCGCGTACAGCATCAATAACGACGGCATCGCACTGCATTTGACGGGAAAAGACGACCTGGGGCTTATTCAGCGCGCCGCGCGCAAAATCGACGGTCTTGGCGTCAAGCATGTGGCCCTGAGCGGCGAAGGCTGGGACGCGGATCGTAGCTGGGCATTCTGGGCCGGTTACAAAGGGCCGAAAGGCATGCGCAAAGTGGAATGGGCACAATTGGGCGAAGCCGAGCAGAAAGAGCTCGATAGCCGCCTGAAAGTGATCGACTGGGTGCGTGACACCATTAACGCGCCAGCGGAGGATCTGGGGCCGGAACACCTGGCGCAGCGCGCCGTCGATCTGCTGTACAGCGTTGGCGGCGACAACGTTTCTTATCGCATCACCAAAGGTGAAGATCTGCGCGAGCAGAACTATATGGGTCTGCATACCGTGGGTCGCGGTTCTGAACGCCCGCCGGTCTTGCTGGCGCTGGATTACAACCCGACCGGCAACCCGGACGCGCCGGTGTATGCCGCGCTGGTGGGTAAAGGCATTACTTTTGATTCCGGCGGTTACAGCATCAAGCAGAGCGCCTTTATGGATTCGATGAAATCCGACATGGGCGGCGCGGCGCTGGTCACCGGCGCACTGGCGTTTGCCATCAACCGTGGTCTGAACAAGCGCGTCAAACTGTGGCTGTGCTGCGCTGACAACATGGTTAGCGGCAATGCGTTCAAATTGGGCGATATCATTCATTATCGCAACGGCAAAACCGTTGAAATCATGAATACCGATGCCGAAGGGCGTTTGGTGCTGGCCGACGGGCTGATTGACGCGTCAGCGCAAAAACCGCAGCTGATTATTGATGCCGCCACCCTGACCGGTGCCGCGAAAACCGCGCTGGGTAACGATTATCACGCGCTGTTTAGCTTCGATGACGCGCTGGCTGGCCGCCTGCTGAGCAGCGCAACGGCGGAAAACGAGCCGTTCTGGCGTCTGCCGCTGGCCGAGTTCCACCGCAGCCAGTTGCCGTCCAACTTCGCCGAACTGAATAACACCGCCAGCGCGGCGTTCCCGGCAGGCGCGAGCACCGCTGCCGGTTTCTTGTCGCACTTTGTTGAAAACTACCAGCAAGGCTGGCTGCATATCGATTGCTCGGCAACCTACCGTAAAGCCGCTGTTGATCAATGGGCGGCAGGCGCGACAGGCCTTGGTGTGCGTACTCTTGCCAATTTGTTAACCGCAGAGTAA
- the trmJ gene encoding tRNA (cytosine(32)/uridine(32)-2'-O)-methyltransferase TrmJ, whose protein sequence is MLQNIRIVLVETSHTGNMGSVARAMKTMGLTNLWLVNPLVKPDSQAIALAAGASDVIGNAQIVDTLDEALAGCSLVVGTSARSRTLPWPMLDPRECGLKSVAEAEHAPVALVFGRERVGLTNDELQKCHYHVAIAANPEYSSLNLAMAVQVIAYEVRMAWLAKQESDAPAVEHEETPYPLVDDLERFYGHLEQTLLSTGFIRENHPGQVMNKLRRLFTRARPESQELNILRGILASIEQKNRE, encoded by the coding sequence ATGCTGCAAAATATTCGAATCGTACTGGTGGAAACTTCCCACACCGGCAACATGGGCTCTGTTGCCCGTGCAATGAAAACAATGGGTTTAACGAATCTCTGGCTGGTCAATCCGCTGGTGAAACCGGATTCTCAAGCCATCGCGCTGGCCGCAGGTGCCAGCGATGTGATTGGCAATGCGCAAATCGTCGATACGCTGGATGAAGCGTTAGCTGGTTGCAGCCTGGTGGTTGGCACAAGTGCGCGTTCCCGCACACTGCCATGGCCGATGCTCGATCCGCGCGAATGCGGCCTGAAAAGCGTCGCCGAAGCGGAACATGCGCCAGTCGCGCTGGTATTTGGTCGCGAACGCGTTGGCCTGACCAATGACGAATTACAGAAGTGTCACTATCACGTAGCAATTGCCGCCAACCCGGAATACAGCTCGCTGAACCTGGCGATGGCGGTGCAGGTTATCGCGTATGAAGTGCGCATGGCTTGGCTTGCGAAACAAGAAAGTGATGCGCCGGCAGTAGAACATGAAGAGACGCCTTATCCGCTGGTGGACGATCTCGAACGCTTCTATGGGCACCTGGAACAAACGCTGCTTTCTACCGGTTTTATTCGCGAAAACCACCCCGGCCAGGTGATGAACAAACTGCGCCGCCTGTTTACGCGCGCTCGCCCGGAAAGCCAGGAACTGAATATTCTGCGCGGTATTTTGGCGTCTATTGAACAGAAAAATAGAGAGTAA
- the iscA gene encoding iron-sulfur cluster assembly protein IscA — protein sequence MSISLSDSAAARVNAFLANRGKGFGLRLGVRTSGCSGMAYVLEFVDAPNEEDTVFEDKGVKVVVDGKSLQFLDGTQLDFVKEGLNEGFKFTNPNVKDECGCGESFHV from the coding sequence ATGTCCATTAGCCTGAGCGACAGTGCTGCTGCACGTGTGAACGCCTTTCTGGCCAACCGCGGTAAAGGGTTTGGCCTGCGTCTGGGGGTCAGAACCTCTGGCTGTTCTGGTATGGCCTATGTACTGGAATTTGTCGACGCGCCGAACGAAGAAGACACGGTGTTCGAAGACAAAGGCGTGAAGGTAGTGGTTGACGGCAAAAGCCTGCAATTCCTTGACGGCACTCAACTGGACTTCGTGAAAGAAGGCCTGAACGAAGGGTTCAAATTCACGAACCCGAACGTGAAAGACGAGTGCGGTTGCGGCGAAAGCTTCCACGTCTAA
- the hscA gene encoding Fe-S protein assembly chaperone HscA, which produces MALLQISEPGLSAAPHQRRLAAGIDLGTTNSLVATVRSGQAETLADSAGRHLLPSVVNYQADSHSVGFDARNNAALDSVNTISSVKRLMGRSLADIQARYPHLPWQFQASENGLPMIVTRGGLVNPIRVSADILKALTARAQESLAGDLDGVVITVPAYFDDAQRQGTKDAARLAGLHVLRLLNEPTAAAIAYGLDSGKEGVIAVYDLGGGTFDISILRLSRGVFEVLATGGDSALGGDDFDHLLADYICEQAGITERGDARQQRELLDAAIAAKIALSDAESVNVNIAGWQGSVTREQFDALISTLVKRTLLSCRRALKDAGVEAQDVLEVVMVGGSTRVPLVRERVGEFFGRPPLTSIDPDKVVAIGAAIQADILVGNKPDSEMLLLDVIPLSLGLETMGGLVEKVIPRNTTIPVARAQEFTTFKDGQTAMSIHVMQGERELVSDCRSLARFALRGIPAMPAGGAHIRVTFQVDADGLLSVTAMEKSTGVEASIQVKPSYGLTDGEIANMIKDSMSFAEQDVKARMLAEQKVEAARVLESLTGAIAADAALLSAAERAVIDEAVAQLRAVADGDDADAIEHAIKNVDKQTQEFAARRMDQSVRTALKGHSVDEV; this is translated from the coding sequence ATGGCCTTATTACAAATTAGCGAGCCGGGTCTGAGCGCCGCGCCGCACCAGCGTCGGCTGGCGGCGGGCATCGATCTTGGCACCACCAATTCGCTGGTTGCCACCGTGCGTAGCGGTCAGGCTGAAACACTGGCCGACAGCGCCGGGCGCCATCTCCTCCCCTCAGTGGTCAACTACCAGGCCGATAGCCATAGCGTTGGCTTTGACGCGCGCAACAATGCGGCGCTGGACTCGGTAAACACCATCAGTTCCGTCAAACGCCTGATGGGCCGCAGCCTCGCCGATATCCAGGCGCGTTACCCGCATCTGCCGTGGCAATTCCAGGCCAGCGAAAACGGCCTGCCGATGATTGTCACCCGTGGCGGTCTGGTTAACCCGATCCGCGTCTCTGCCGACATCCTCAAAGCCCTTACCGCGCGCGCGCAAGAATCCCTTGCCGGCGATCTTGATGGCGTGGTGATCACCGTTCCTGCTTATTTCGACGACGCACAGCGTCAGGGCACCAAAGACGCCGCGCGTCTGGCGGGCCTGCATGTGTTGCGTTTGCTGAACGAACCGACCGCCGCGGCGATTGCCTACGGTCTGGATTCCGGCAAAGAGGGCGTTATCGCCGTTTACGATCTGGGCGGCGGCACTTTTGATATCTCTATTCTTCGCCTCAGCCGTGGCGTGTTCGAAGTGCTGGCGACCGGCGGTGATTCGGCGCTTGGCGGCGACGACTTCGACCATCTGCTGGCGGATTACATTTGCGAGCAGGCGGGAATCACCGAACGTGGCGACGCTCGCCAGCAGCGCGAACTGTTGGATGCGGCAATTGCCGCCAAAATCGCCCTTAGCGATGCCGAAAGCGTAAACGTCAACATTGCAGGCTGGCAGGGCAGCGTGACGCGCGAGCAGTTTGACGCGCTGATCTCGACGCTGGTCAAACGCACGTTACTCTCTTGTCGCCGCGCGCTGAAAGATGCGGGCGTTGAAGCGCAAGACGTGCTGGAAGTGGTGATGGTCGGCGGTTCAACCCGCGTACCGCTGGTGCGTGAACGCGTGGGCGAATTCTTTGGCCGCCCGCCGCTGACCTCCATCGATCCCGATAAAGTCGTGGCTATCGGCGCGGCTATTCAGGCGGATATTCTGGTCGGCAATAAGCCGGACAGCGAAATGCTGCTGCTGGATGTCATCCCGCTGTCGCTGGGGCTGGAAACGATGGGCGGGCTGGTTGAGAAGGTTATCCCGCGCAACACCACTATTCCGGTGGCGCGCGCGCAGGAGTTCACCACTTTTAAAGACGGGCAAACCGCGATGTCGATCCACGTGATGCAGGGCGAGCGTGAACTGGTGAGCGATTGCCGTTCGCTGGCGCGTTTTGCGTTGCGCGGCATTCCGGCGATGCCGGCGGGCGGGGCGCATATTCGCGTCACCTTCCAGGTGGATGCTGACGGTCTGCTGAGCGTCACTGCGATGGAAAAATCGACCGGTGTCGAAGCCTCCATTCAGGTGAAGCCGTCTTACGGCCTGACCGATGGCGAAATCGCCAACATGATTAAAGACTCCATGAGTTTCGCCGAGCAGGACGTGAAAGCACGTATGCTGGCGGAGCAGAAAGTGGAAGCCGCGCGCGTACTGGAAAGTTTGACCGGTGCGATCGCTGCGGACGCCGCGCTGTTAAGCGCCGCAGAGCGAGCGGTTATCGACGAGGCGGTGGCGCAATTGCGCGCCGTTGCCGACGGCGATGATGCCGACGCAATAGAACACGCCATTAAAAATGTAGATAAACAAACCCAGGAATTCGCCGCGCGCCGTATGGATCAATCCGTACGTACCGCGCTGAAAGGCCATTCCGTCGACGAGGTTTAA
- the fdx gene encoding ISC system 2Fe-2S type ferredoxin has product MPKIVFLPHQDLCPDGAVLEAKSGETILDVALRGGIEIEHACEKSCACTTCHCVVREGFDSLPESTEDEDDMLDKAWGLEPESRLGCQARVTDEDLVVEIPRYTINHAREH; this is encoded by the coding sequence ATGCCTAAAATTGTTTTTCTGCCTCATCAGGACCTCTGTCCGGATGGCGCAGTTTTGGAAGCAAAGAGCGGTGAAACCATTCTGGATGTTGCCCTGCGCGGCGGCATCGAGATTGAGCACGCCTGTGAAAAATCCTGCGCCTGCACCACCTGCCACTGTGTGGTTCGTGAAGGTTTTGACTCCCTGCCGGAAAGTACGGAAGACGAAGACGACATGCTGGATAAAGCCTGGGGTCTGGAGCCGGAAAGCCGCTTAGGTTGTCAGGCACGCGTCACCGATGAAGATCTGGTGGTCGAGATCCCGCGTTACACCATCAACCACGCGCGGGAGCATTGA
- the iscX gene encoding Fe-S cluster assembly protein IscX, with product MGLKWTDSREIGEALYDSRPDLDPKTVRFTDMHQWICELDEFDDDPNASNEKILEAILLVWLDEAS from the coding sequence ATGGGGCTGAAGTGGACCGACAGCCGTGAAATCGGCGAAGCGCTGTATGACAGCCGCCCGGATCTGGATCCAAAGACCGTGCGTTTCACCGATATGCACCAGTGGATCTGCGAGCTCGATGAGTTCGACGATGATCCGAATGCATCGAATGAAAAAATTCTCGAAGCGATTCTGCTAGTCTGGTTAGACGAAGCATCGTAA
- the sseB gene encoding enhanced serine sensitivity protein SseB, which translates to MSQTKNELETLLEQAATEPAYRPAFFRTLLESTVWVPGTAAEGEAIVEDSALDLQHWEKDDGASVIPFFTSLEALQQAVEEEQAFVVMPARTLFEMTLGETLFLNAKLPTGKEFTPREISHLVGEEGSPLSQQEILEGGTALLLSEVAEPPAQMIDSLTTLFKSIKTVKRAFVCSIKEKADEQANLLIGIEAEGDIEEIIHAAGSVATDTLPGDEPIDICQVVEGEKGISHFMMAHITPFYERRWGSFLRDFKTNRII; encoded by the coding sequence ATGTCACAAACCAAAAATGAATTAGAAACCCTGCTGGAACAGGCGGCGACCGAGCCTGCTTACCGTCCGGCATTTTTCCGCACCCTGCTGGAATCTACCGTTTGGGTACCCGGCACCGCGGCGGAAGGTGAAGCCATTGTTGAAGACAGCGCACTCGATCTCCAGCATTGGGAAAAAGACGACGGCGCGTCGGTGATCCCGTTCTTTACCTCGCTCGAAGCCTTGCAACAAGCGGTGGAAGAGGAACAAGCCTTTGTGGTGATGCCCGCGCGAACACTGTTTGAAATGACCCTTGGCGAAACCCTGTTTCTTAACGCCAAACTGCCGACCGGTAAAGAGTTCACCCCGCGTGAAATCAGCCACTTAGTCGGTGAAGAGGGCAGCCCGCTTAGCCAGCAAGAAATACTGGAAGGCGGCACCGCGCTGTTGCTGTCGGAAGTCGCCGAACCGCCCGCGCAAATGATTGATTCCCTGACCACGCTATTTAAAAGCATCAAAACCGTGAAGCGCGCCTTTGTCTGCTCCATCAAAGAGAAAGCGGACGAGCAGGCCAACCTGCTGATTGGTATCGAAGCCGAAGGCGATATCGAAGAGATTATTCACGCGGCGGGTAGCGTGGCGACAGACACTCTGCCGGGCGATGAACCGATCGATATCTGTCAGGTTGTTGAAGGCGAAAAAGGCATCAGCCACTTTATGATGGCGCACATTACGCCCTTCTATGAACGCCGCTGGGGCAGCTTCCTGCGCGATTTTAAAACCAACCGCATTATCTGA
- the iscU gene encoding Fe-S cluster assembly scaffold IscU, with translation MAYSEKVIDHYENPRNVGSFDNGDDSVGSGMVGAPACGDVMKLQIKVNDKGIIEDARFKTYGCGSAIASSSLVTEWVKGKSLDEAQAIKNTDIAEELELPPVKIHCSILAEDAIKAAIADYKSKQDAK, from the coding sequence ATGGCTTATAGCGAAAAAGTAATCGATCACTACGAAAACCCGCGCAACGTTGGCTCCTTCGACAATGGCGACGACAGCGTAGGTAGCGGTATGGTTGGCGCACCGGCTTGCGGCGACGTCATGAAGCTGCAAATCAAAGTTAACGATAAAGGCATTATCGAAGACGCGCGTTTCAAAACCTACGGCTGTGGCTCTGCCATCGCGTCCAGCTCGCTGGTAACCGAGTGGGTGAAGGGTAAATCCCTGGACGAAGCGCAGGCGATCAAGAACACCGATATTGCCGAAGAGCTGGAATTGCCGCCGGTGAAAATCCACTGTTCTATCCTCGCTGAAGATGCGATTAAAGCCGCGATTGCGGATTACAAAAGCAAACAAGACGCGAAATAA
- the suhB gene encoding inositol-1-monophosphatase — translation MHPMLNIAVRAARKAGNLIAKNYETPDTVETSQKGSNDFVTNVDKAAEAVIIDTIRKSYPQHTIITEESGEHEGTDQDVQWVIDPLDGTTNFIKRLPHFAVSIAVRIKGRTEVAVVYDPMRNELFTATRGQGAQLNGYRLRGSTARDLDGTILATGFPFKAKQHAKTYMNIVGKLFTECADFRRTGSAALDLAYVAAGRVDGFFEIALKPWDFAAGELLVREAGGLVCDFTGGHNYMMTGNLVAGNPRVVKSMLANMREELSDALKR, via the coding sequence ATGCATCCGATGCTGAACATCGCCGTGCGTGCTGCGCGCAAGGCGGGTAATTTAATTGCCAAAAACTACGAAACCCCTGACACCGTCGAAACAAGTCAAAAAGGGAGCAATGATTTCGTGACCAACGTTGATAAAGCAGCCGAAGCTGTAATTATCGACACCATCCGCAAATCTTACCCGCAACACACCATCATCACTGAAGAGAGTGGTGAGCATGAAGGCACAGATCAGGATGTTCAATGGGTTATCGATCCACTGGATGGCACGACCAACTTCATCAAACGTCTGCCGCACTTCGCGGTATCTATCGCCGTTCGTATTAAAGGCCGCACTGAAGTCGCGGTGGTTTATGATCCCATGCGTAACGAACTGTTCACCGCAACGCGCGGTCAAGGCGCACAGCTGAACGGTTATCGTCTGCGCGGCAGCACGGCTCGCGATCTGGATGGCACCATCCTGGCGACCGGCTTCCCGTTCAAAGCCAAACAACACGCAAAGACCTACATGAACATCGTTGGCAAACTGTTTACCGAATGCGCCGATTTCCGTCGCACCGGTTCCGCCGCGCTGGACCTGGCCTATGTTGCTGCTGGCCGTGTTGATGGTTTCTTTGAAATCGCGCTGAAGCCGTGGGATTTCGCCGCCGGCGAACTACTGGTGCGTGAAGCGGGCGGTCTGGTGTGTGATTTCACCGGCGGTCATAACTATATGATGACCGGCAACCTCGTTGCAGGTAACCCACGCGTTGTGAAATCGATGCTGGCGAATATGCGCGAAGAACTGAGCGACGCGCTGAAGCGTTAA
- the iscR gene encoding Fe-S cluster assembly transcriptional regulator IscR: MRLTSKGRYAVTAMLDVALNSDAGPVPLADISERQGISLSYLEQLFSRLRKNGLVSSVRGPGGGYLLGKDANSIAVGEVISAVDESVDATRCQGKTGCQGGDKCLTHALWRDLSDRLTGFLNNITLGELVNNQEVLDVSDRQHSNESHRTTRAQDAIDVKLRA, translated from the coding sequence ATGAGACTGACATCTAAAGGGCGTTATGCCGTGACCGCAATGCTGGACGTTGCACTCAACTCCGACGCGGGCCCGGTTCCGTTGGCTGATATTTCCGAGCGTCAGGGGATTTCCCTGTCCTACCTGGAACAGCTGTTCTCCCGCTTACGTAAAAATGGCCTTGTGTCCAGCGTACGTGGTCCGGGCGGCGGTTACCTGCTGGGTAAAGACGCGAACAGCATCGCTGTTGGCGAAGTTATCAGCGCTGTTGACGAATCCGTTGACGCCACCCGTTGCCAGGGTAAAACCGGCTGCCAGGGCGGTGATAAATGCCTGACCCATGCTCTGTGGCGCGATCTGAGCGACCGTCTGACGGGTTTCCTGAACAATATCACGCTCGGCGAACTGGTGAATAATCAAGAAGTTCTCGACGTGTCTGACCGCCAGCACAGTAACGAATCCCATCGCACCACCCGCGCTCAAGACGCAATCGACGTTAAACTGCGCGCATAA
- the hscB gene encoding co-chaperone HscB codes for MDYFTLFGLPAQYPLDIQALATRFQDLQRQFHPDRFASRPQAEQLAAVSQSATINQAWQTLRNPLTRAEYLLSLHGFDLASEQHTVRDTAFLMEQLELREELDDIEQAEDTARLETFQKRIKGMYDARHQQMVEQLDTQAWDAAADTVRKLRFLDKLRSTTEQLEEKLLGF; via the coding sequence ATGGATTACTTCACCCTCTTTGGGTTACCGGCCCAATACCCGCTCGACATTCAGGCGCTGGCAACACGTTTCCAGGATCTGCAACGTCAGTTCCATCCTGATCGCTTTGCAAGCCGCCCGCAGGCGGAGCAACTCGCTGCCGTTTCGCAATCCGCGACCATTAATCAGGCATGGCAAACGCTGCGCAATCCGTTGACGCGCGCTGAATATCTGCTGTCGCTACATGGCTTTGATTTAGCCTCTGAACAGCACACCGTGCGCGACACCGCTTTTTTAATGGAACAGCTTGAGCTGCGCGAAGAGCTGGACGATATCGAACAGGCTGAAGATACGGCCCGTCTCGAAACGTTCCAGAAACGCATCAAAGGGATGTATGACGCACGCCATCAGCAGATGGTAGAACAGCTCGATACTCAGGCGTGGGACGCGGCGGCGGATACCGTGCGCAAACTGCGTTTTCTCGATAAACTGCGCAGCACAACAGAACAACTCGAAGAAAAACTGCTCGGTTTTTAA
- a CDS encoding nickel/cobalt transporter, translating into MSVITGQVIRKRRLLQLWPLLLFLVCVAVGGFWLWQAWPQVLMKSVLWQREVNMQMSTLLKRVAENPTKAGGSLLLFSFVYGVLHALGPGHGKVVITTWLATHPSKLKSGIALTLASSLLQGLVAIGLVVVMLSILALPARQLHLSGYWLEKGSYLLVGVLGLLLCWRAVKTLRALLNAPKFRAFTPHHVHHDGCGCGHQHVPSPSQLKSGEDWRARLMIILSMGMRPCSGAIMVLLFSKVIGVFAWGVASALAMAAGTSLTISALALLVHGFRHLAVKLSGHQTPVLWRQVGWTTLALAGGVVLVSAAVVMWVSALPPGGGLRPF; encoded by the coding sequence ATGTCAGTAATCACTGGTCAGGTCATACGCAAACGGCGTTTGCTGCAACTATGGCCGTTGCTGCTGTTTCTCGTCTGTGTCGCTGTTGGCGGTTTTTGGCTGTGGCAGGCGTGGCCGCAGGTGCTGATGAAAAGTGTGCTCTGGCAGCGTGAAGTGAATATGCAGATGAGCACATTACTAAAACGCGTAGCGGAAAACCCGACGAAAGCGGGCGGTTCGCTGCTGCTATTTAGCTTCGTTTATGGCGTGCTGCATGCGCTCGGGCCGGGACATGGCAAAGTGGTGATCACCACCTGGCTTGCCACGCATCCTTCGAAACTTAAATCCGGGATTGCGCTGACGCTGGCATCGTCGCTATTGCAAGGGCTGGTGGCGATTGGGTTGGTAGTCGTGATGTTGAGCATACTGGCACTGCCTGCGCGGCAGTTGCATTTGAGTGGTTACTGGCTGGAGAAGGGCAGTTATCTGCTGGTTGGTGTGCTGGGTTTATTGTTGTGCTGGCGAGCGGTGAAGACATTACGCGCGCTGCTTAATGCGCCAAAATTCCGCGCTTTTACCCCGCATCATGTGCACCACGACGGTTGCGGTTGTGGCCATCAGCATGTGCCTTCGCCATCGCAACTGAAAAGCGGCGAGGACTGGCGCGCCCGTTTAATGATTATTTTGTCGATGGGCATGCGCCCGTGTTCCGGGGCTATCATGGTGCTGTTGTTCAGTAAAGTGATTGGCGTGTTTGCCTGGGGCGTGGCGTCGGCGCTGGCGATGGCCGCAGGAACGTCGTTAACCATCAGCGCGCTGGCGTTGCTGGTGCACGGTTTTCGTCATCTGGCGGTGAAATTGAGTGGTCATCAAACACCTGTTTTGTGGCGACAGGTTGGCTGGACGACGCTGGCGTTAGCCGGCGGTGTTGTGCTGGTGAGTGCGGCGGTGGTGATGTGGGTCAGTGCGTTGCCGCCGGGCGGCGGATTAAGACCATTTTGA
- the iscS gene encoding cysteine desulfurase, translating to MKLPIYLDYSATTPVDPRVAEKMMQFLTLDGTFGNPASRSHRFGWQAEEAVDIARNQIAELVGADPREIVFTSGATESDNLAIKGAANFYQKKGKHIITSKTEHKAVLDTCRQLEREGFEVTYLAPQRNGIIDLKELEAAMRDDTILVSIMHVNNEIGVVQDIATIGEMCRARGIIYHVDATQSVGKLPIDLSQLKVDLMSFSGHKIYGPKGIGALYVQRKPRIRIEAQMHGGGHERGMRSGTLPVHQIVGMGEAYRIAKEEMASEMERLRGLRSRLWNGINDIEEVYLNGDLEHGAPNILNVSFNYVEGESLIMALKDLAVSSGSACTSASLEPSYVLRALGMNDELAHSSIRFSLGRFTTVEEIDYTIELVRKSIGRLRELSPLWDMFKQGVDINSIEWAHH from the coding sequence ATGAAATTACCGATCTATCTCGATTACTCCGCAACCACGCCGGTGGATCCGCGTGTTGCCGAGAAAATGATGCAGTTTCTGACCCTGGACGGGACCTTTGGTAACCCTGCTTCCCGTTCACACCGTTTTGGCTGGCAAGCTGAAGAAGCGGTAGATATCGCCCGTAACCAGATTGCTGAACTGGTTGGCGCTGACCCGCGTGAAATCGTCTTCACTTCCGGTGCAACCGAATCCGATAACCTGGCGATCAAAGGTGCTGCCAACTTTTATCAGAAAAAAGGCAAGCACATCATCACCAGTAAAACCGAACATAAAGCCGTGCTGGACACCTGCCGCCAGCTGGAGCGCGAAGGGTTTGAAGTGACCTATCTCGCCCCGCAGCGCAACGGCATTATCGACCTCAAAGAGCTGGAAGCCGCGATGCGTGACGACACCATCCTGGTTTCCATCATGCACGTGAACAACGAAATCGGCGTGGTGCAGGACATCGCAACCATCGGCGAAATGTGCCGTGCTCGCGGCATTATCTATCACGTTGATGCGACCCAGAGCGTGGGCAAACTGCCTATCGACCTGAGCCAGCTGAAAGTGGATCTGATGTCCTTCTCCGGCCATAAAATCTACGGCCCGAAAGGTATCGGCGCGTTGTACGTACAGCGTAAACCGCGTATCCGCATTGAAGCGCAGATGCACGGCGGCGGTCACGAGCGCGGTATGCGTTCCGGTACGCTGCCTGTTCACCAGATCGTCGGCATGGGCGAAGCGTATCGCATCGCGAAAGAAGAGATGGCGAGCGAAATGGAACGTCTGCGCGGTCTGCGTAGCCGTCTGTGGAACGGCATCAACGATATCGAAGAAGTTTACCTGAACGGTGACCTCGAACACGGCGCGCCGAACATCCTTAACGTCAGCTTTAACTACGTTGAAGGCGAGTCGCTGATCATGGCGCTGAAAGACCTGGCTGTTTCCTCCGGTTCTGCCTGTACTTCTGCAAGCCTGGAACCGTCCTACGTGCTGCGCGCGTTGGGCATGAATGATGAGTTGGCGCACAGCTCCATCCGTTTCTCTTTAGGGCGTTTCACCACCGTAGAAGAGATCGACTACACCATCGAGCTGGTACGTAAATCCATCGGCCGTCTGCGTGAACTCTCTCCGCTGTGGGACATGTTCAAGCAGGGCGTGGATATCAATTCCATCGAATGGGCTCATCATTAA